TTGGAAGCAAACTGGCGTCTAACTTTCCTAAAATACTTCGACAATTCATTTGTGGTGTCAAAAGGCTTGTACTGGTGGAAGcgagggtgtaaacacagcttcagtgGCTAGTTCAATTATATGTTTTAGTATTAGATACCATCAAAGTTACTAACTATTGCAGAATCACAGCGAATGAACGACTTGTAAGATTTAGATCACTATGATTTAACTCTCCGTGATCGGCATCAGCATTCCCATTCCTATATCCTGATTCAGAATTAGATACTAGAAATCATCATTTCTAAGTTTAGCGTCTGTAAAATGTAATGTTCTATTATACTGTCTAGGGCATTCATCGTCATATATATCTAGACCAATTTATCATATTGATCACATCTAGATCATATTTATCTAAAGGCGATATTACGAAGCCGTGTCATTGTCGACTAATGAGCCCATCAGATGTTTCGTAGTAATATCGTCTACGTCTTCATATTTCACCCTGCTGCTTCTTTTACCGATTTGACTCCCTTTACTACTGGTGTTACCGTCGATTTGAGTGCTTTTGACAGACGCTTTTGATGTTCTATAATCCTGCCGACAGGTGCTGTCATCTCCTTTAGTAGCAGACATAGTACGTGTAGGTATAACTGGAGTAATACTTCGTTCTAGGACCAACCCAGTGGCGTATGCTCTCTCTCCATGCTTTTCAAGATCCAATCCTAACATGAAAGACTAAGATCACACATTCGGGACTAGAGTAATTTTTGGTATGTACCTTTGTGTTCAGATTCGGAAGAAACTCGCAAAACTTTAAAGTAATTCAGTAACATAAAAATGATTGCAGACCACAGCAGCGACCAGAGAGTAATGACGACAAATCCGCACAAATTCCAAGCAAAGAATATCGCCGAATGTTTGCTTCCGTCGTAAAATACTCCTTGGTTGACCTCGAAAAAGGGGACCGACAAAACTCCCCACGCTCCGCCACCAAAGTGCACTATAGAATGCAACGCGTACAACTAGTTTAGTAAATTTCATAAAATTGCAAAGAAACCGATTTAGGAGCAAGTTACGCACTCTATTTTTCGCGGGTACATCTCTACAACTGTTAACAGTTACTATCTAATGAAAAGATAATAATCCAGTATAGTAACCTTCACAAACCTACCTGCTGTCATGTCTGGTCTTGAGTCTTGAGTCAGAATCACGCCGGTATGGAAAACTCACCGCTATAGTAAATCCCGTATCATTGATGTCCCCCAGCGTATCCGGGCAATTTCGATAACAATCCGGAAATagttattaaataattaataaagtacGCAAAATTTTGCACTTATTTAATTAGGTTAGCTTGAACTCATCTGTAGATACCTGCTACTGCATCCAAGGGATCATCAATTTTCAATCTTAGCATTAGTTTTGAGATACCAATGTGAACAAGACCAGCCACTGCACCCACTGTGACTGCACCGTAAGGATAAATTGAGCTAGAGCCAGCACTAATAGCGACCTATAAAACACAAGTTGACAATTTTGACATTTTGggcaaaatattaattaattaattttaaaagtTAGAAAAAAATGTAAATGTAGCTGACTTACCATTCCAGTCAAGCAACCATTAATGGCGGACACGAGGCTCCACTGTCGTTCACGTGTACCTCTAATTCTGTTGTATGCCAGAACGGCCACACAACTACTGCTGCCCGAGAGAATGCAATTGACTGCAATGAGACCGTGAGCTGCGCCATCACCCTCGtgcactaaactattgtaagTCGCCAAATTGAACGAGAAAAAGCCGAAGATGATGATCATGCCTCCCAGTGCAGTCATCTAGAGGCCATTCAATAACAAGCGCATGCGCACCTCGAGTTATAAAGTATAtggtttgatattaattaatgattacgAGAAGTGCGTACCGTCGTTGTGACTGCAGCGATTTCGACCGGTTTGCCGCGTTCATTGAATCGACCGAGACGGGGACCAACCACAGCAGCACCAACAGCAGCCGCTACCCCTCCAACCACGTGAACCACACCACTTCCAGCGAAGTCCTAGAACATAAATAATTGAGAGATACGAATCAGCACGTGTAGATGTATGTAGTTTTATTTCTAGCAGTAAGGTGCTCGTGCAACATGTTTAAGATGCTAGTAAAATTGTGATTAAGGTGGAAACGTACTAGCCATCAGTGAGACTCTAAAAATATTTGCCTAAAGCTACTTGTTTATTATCTAGGCAGCTATTGGCTTCCAAGCTATTAGCAGTGGAGGTTGAAACACC
This window of the Corticium candelabrum chromosome 17, ooCorCand1.1, whole genome shotgun sequence genome carries:
- the LOC134193274 gene encoding putative ammonium transporter 1, which codes for MDANNFLADNVRFFNHTLLATIIFFIQAGFTFLEAGSVRPKNTTNILFKNFMNAIVGCLAYWSFGYAFAFGSGNSFIGARHFFLSEVGIRDASLVNWFVHFTYAVTSATIVSGALAERTDFRSYLFFTFLCTGWIQPVVTHWAWTEEGWMRDIYSYNRTISNVTSIPVTISFHDFAGSGVVHVVGGVAAAVGAAVVGPRLGRFNERGKPVEIAAVTTTMTALGGMIIIFGFFSFNLATYNSLVHEGDGAAHGLIAVNCILSGSSSCVAVLAYNRIRGTRERQWSLVSAINGCLTGMVAISAGSSSIYPYGAVTVGAVAGLVHIGISKLMLRLKIDDPLDAVAVHFGGGAWGVLSVPFFEVNQGVFYDGSKHSAIFFAWNLCGFVVITLWSLLWSAIIFMLLNYFKVLRVSSESEHKGLDLEKHGERAYATGLVLERSITPVIPTRTMSATKGDDSTCRQDYRTSKASVKSTQIDGNTSSKGSQIGKRSSRVKYEDVDDITTKHLMGSLVDNDTAS